A genomic segment from Flavobacterium inviolabile encodes:
- the gldI gene encoding gliding motility-associated peptidyl-prolyl isomerase GldI, which produces MKKVYFLSLAVFGFVFAGCSQQQARQPISHSSGTFIKESIKRNKKLIANEESLIDAIIDKDTAKTYIASAKGYWYRYDIKNEMETVTPKKGDIAYFDYHISDLQGKIIYTEADLKAQVYLVDKQNIMMGLRDGIKLMKKGEKVTFLFPSHMAYGYHGDNDKIGTNEPLMCTVTLTDIKADPKSAVKTEPKTN; this is translated from the coding sequence ATGAAAAAAGTATATTTTTTAAGTCTTGCCGTTTTCGGTTTCGTATTTGCCGGTTGTTCCCAGCAACAGGCAAGACAGCCCATTTCGCACAGTTCGGGGACTTTTATTAAAGAATCGATCAAGCGGAACAAAAAGCTGATTGCCAATGAGGAATCGCTTATAGATGCCATTATCGATAAGGATACGGCCAAAACCTATATTGCTTCGGCTAAGGGGTACTGGTACCGTTATGACATTAAAAATGAGATGGAAACAGTAACACCGAAAAAAGGTGATATCGCTTATTTTGATTACCATATCAGTGATTTGCAGGGAAAAATCATTTATACGGAAGCCGATCTGAAAGCCCAGGTGTATCTTGTTGACAAACAAAACATCATGATGGGACTTCGTGACGGTATTAAGTTAATGAAAAAAGGAGAGAAGGTAACGTTCTTATTTCCTTCCCACATGGCTTACGGTTATCACGGTGATAATGATAAAATTGGTACTAACGAACCGTTAATGTGTACGGTAACGTTAACTGATATTAAAGCAGATCCGAAAAGCGCTGTAAAAACAGAACCAAAAACCAATTAA
- a CDS encoding peptidylprolyl isomerase translates to MKSMTSLFLGLIALFSSCTSSYDKLGDGLYADIETNKGNIIVKLEYQKTPITVANFVSLAEGKNPFVTAQYKGKPFYNEVKFHRVIKDFMIQGGDPEGSGNGGPGYKFKDEIVPELKHAKAGILSMANAGAGTNGSQFFITHKATPWLDGKHTVFGEVVEGMDVVNKIEQNDVIKKVTIVRVGKDAKKFDAPKVFKSYYDTESVTQKKLAESMSKVKTDKVAEFAAAKTGATKTQSGLEYKIVTKGNGKKPAAGTQVYVNYAGYFESGELFDTSYEEIAKQFGKHDANRAAANQYIPFPFPYGQKEGLIPGFIEGLENMSFGDKAILFIPSHLAYGERGYAIIPPNTNLIFEIEMLETQPAPKAKK, encoded by the coding sequence ATGAAATCAATGACAAGTTTATTTTTAGGCCTTATTGCTTTATTTTCATCTTGTACTTCGTCTTACGATAAATTAGGCGACGGACTATATGCAGATATCGAGACGAATAAAGGTAACATAATCGTTAAATTAGAATACCAGAAGACGCCGATTACGGTAGCCAACTTTGTTTCTTTGGCAGAAGGAAAAAATCCTTTTGTAACGGCACAATATAAAGGAAAACCTTTTTACAATGAAGTGAAATTCCACAGAGTAATCAAAGATTTTATGATTCAGGGTGGTGATCCGGAAGGAAGCGGAAACGGCGGACCGGGTTATAAATTTAAAGACGAGATCGTTCCGGAATTAAAACATGCGAAAGCCGGTATTTTGTCTATGGCAAATGCTGGAGCCGGAACTAACGGAAGCCAGTTTTTTATTACACACAAAGCAACACCTTGGTTAGACGGGAAACACACTGTTTTCGGAGAAGTTGTGGAAGGAATGGATGTTGTGAACAAAATCGAACAAAACGATGTGATTAAAAAAGTTACGATTGTTCGTGTTGGTAAAGATGCCAAAAAATTTGACGCGCCTAAAGTATTTAAAAGTTACTACGATACAGAATCGGTAACCCAAAAGAAATTAGCAGAGAGCATGTCGAAAGTAAAAACGGATAAAGTAGCTGAATTTGCAGCAGCAAAAACAGGAGCTACAAAAACACAATCCGGATTGGAATATAAAATTGTTACTAAAGGAAACGGTAAAAAACCGGCTGCAGGAACTCAGGTATATGTAAACTATGCGGGATATTTCGAAAGCGGAGAATTATTCGATACCAGCTATGAAGAAATTGCAAAACAATTCGGAAAGCACGATGCTAACAGAGCTGCAGCGAACCAGTATATCCCGTTCCCATTCCCTTATGGTCAGAAAGAAGGTCTGATCCCTGGATTTATTGAAGGATTGGAAAATATGTCTTTTGGAGATAAAGCGATCCTTTTTATCCCATCGCATTTAGCTTACGGAGAACGTGGTTATGCAATTATCCCACCAAATACTAATTTGATTTTCGAGATCGAAATGTTGGAAACACAACCGGCTCCGAAAGCAAAAAAATAA
- a CDS encoding DHH family phosphoesterase, translating into MMNKNEIEAVKTLLASPKKIVIIPHRNPDGDAMGSTLALYHTFQKLNHEAVVISPNDFPDFLNWLPASETVMIYETDKKAAEERLKQADIVFTLDFNALHRVGEQMEVFLKTLEDKTFVMIDHHQLPDTYAQYTFSDTGYGSTCEMVFTFLQELGYGDLIDKTIATCIYTGIVTDSGSFRFPLTTSTTHRVVADLIDKGVENSKIHNLLFDTSSYNRLQLLGRGLQNLKLLPEYKTSYITLTQEELDMFDYAKGDTEGIVNYGLSIKGIDFTAIFIENKEEGIVKISFRSQGGFDVNQFARKHFNGGGHINAAGGKSFLPLEETIQQFIAILATEKTS; encoded by the coding sequence ATGATGAATAAAAATGAAATTGAAGCTGTAAAAACGCTGCTTGCTTCACCTAAAAAGATTGTGATTATTCCGCATAGAAATCCTGATGGTGATGCAATGGGGTCTACTTTAGCCCTGTATCACACGTTTCAGAAGTTAAACCATGAAGCGGTTGTGATTTCTCCGAATGATTTTCCCGATTTTTTAAACTGGCTTCCGGCTTCGGAAACCGTAATGATTTATGAAACGGATAAAAAAGCAGCCGAAGAACGGCTAAAACAGGCAGATATCGTCTTTACACTGGATTTTAATGCGCTGCACCGCGTTGGGGAGCAAATGGAAGTTTTCTTAAAAACGCTGGAAGACAAAACCTTTGTAATGATCGACCACCACCAGCTGCCGGATACTTATGCACAATATACTTTTTCCGATACCGGTTACGGTTCTACCTGCGAAATGGTGTTTACCTTTTTACAGGAACTGGGGTATGGGGATTTAATAGACAAAACCATTGCGACCTGTATTTATACCGGTATTGTAACCGATTCGGGTTCTTTCCGCTTTCCATTAACAACCAGTACCACCCATCGTGTAGTGGCCGATTTGATTGATAAAGGTGTGGAAAACAGTAAAATTCACAATTTATTGTTTGATACCAGCTCTTATAACCGTTTGCAGCTGCTGGGAAGAGGACTTCAAAACCTGAAACTGCTGCCGGAATATAAAACGTCCTATATTACCTTAACGCAGGAAGAACTGGATATGTTTGATTATGCCAAAGGCGATACGGAAGGCATTGTAAATTATGGCCTTTCGATTAAAGGGATTGATTTCACCGCTATATTTATTGAAAATAAAGAAGAAGGAATCGTTAAGATCTCCTTCCGATCGCAGGGCGGTTTTGATGTGAATCAATTTGCAAGAAAGCATTTTAACGGCGGCGGACATATAAATGCAGCCGGCGGAAAATCCTTTTTGCCATTAGAAGAAACGATACAACAATTTATTGCTATTTTAGCAACTGAAAAGACATCATAA